In the genome of Bryobacteraceae bacterium, one region contains:
- a CDS encoding polysaccharide pyruvyl transferase family protein, with amino-acid sequence MYRVFIHRGTGNLGDAIQTIALCRLLGKPCRGVYRDSRYPVDGPLLVANGWLGHRGPDRFPPALFAGIHLAWHEGAFTEWMRRSEFPIGARDSYTKSVLGPYGIGAEMAGCATLTFERYQGARRGRYSIDAREAPGAVALTNEIGNLAWPKQWTRASELLELLRRAELVYTSRLHVALPCLAFGTPVIFPAGEFERLRDKERLTILGEADFRFGEAVTADVTALAGRYVRFVENALGKMKPTRRPRCPAP; translated from the coding sequence GTGTATCGCGTGTTCATCCATCGCGGCACGGGCAACCTGGGCGACGCTATCCAGACCATCGCTCTGTGCCGGCTGCTCGGCAAGCCGTGTCGAGGGGTGTATCGCGACAGCCGGTATCCCGTGGATGGTCCGCTGCTGGTGGCGAACGGGTGGCTGGGGCATCGCGGACCGGACCGGTTTCCGCCGGCGTTGTTCGCGGGCATTCACCTGGCCTGGCACGAGGGCGCATTCACGGAATGGATGCGGCGGAGTGAGTTTCCGATCGGCGCCCGCGACTCCTACACGAAGTCCGTCCTGGGGCCGTACGGGATTGGCGCGGAGATGGCCGGCTGCGCCACCCTGACATTCGAACGATACCAGGGCGCGAGGCGAGGGCGCTATTCCATTGATGCGCGCGAAGCGCCGGGCGCGGTGGCGCTGACAAACGAGATCGGCAATCTCGCGTGGCCAAAACAGTGGACCCGGGCGTCGGAACTGCTGGAACTCCTGCGGCGCGCGGAATTGGTCTACACGAGCCGTCTCCATGTGGCCCTGCCCTGCCTGGCGTTCGGAACGCCGGTGATTTTTCCCGCCGGCGAGTTCGAGCGGTTGCGGGACAAGGAGCGCCTGACGATCCTTGGCGAAGCGGACTTCCGTTTCGGCGAGGCGGTGACTGCGGACGTCACCGCGCTTGCAGGGCGCTACGTGCGGTTTGTCGAAAACGCGCTGGGAAAGATGAAGCCTACGCGCCGGCCGCGGTGCCCAGCGCCTTAG
- a CDS encoding alpha/beta hydrolase: protein MDYIVAKLLVASGLAAALAPAAVKAPTPPASWTEGWVIANNIRIHYWRTGGAKPPMVLLHGSSDDGLCWTALARELEGRYDVIMPDARGHGQSDPPSASDPADAQVDDLAGLIRELKLDKPIVMGHSMGASAAAWFGAKYPDMARAIILEDPGLLPRPAGAAPPGGAGTQETRRAAILARNNQSLEQLVEGCMNGSPKWGRAECEVWAPSKRMHHPNTALRGFSGRPPMTEIFAKITVPVLILKADAAADIRAKNEQAATKLAKGKIVHIDGAGHNVRRENKPMLLRELNAFLASI from the coding sequence ATGGATTATATCGTCGCAAAACTACTCGTCGCTTCCGGGCTCGCCGCGGCTCTCGCGCCAGCGGCCGTGAAAGCCCCGACTCCACCGGCATCTTGGACCGAAGGTTGGGTGATCGCGAACAACATCCGCATCCACTATTGGAGGACCGGGGGCGCGAAGCCGCCAATGGTGCTGCTGCACGGATCCTCCGACGACGGGCTGTGCTGGACCGCGCTGGCGCGCGAACTGGAAGGCCGCTACGACGTGATCATGCCGGATGCCCGCGGTCACGGGCAGAGCGACCCGCCGTCAGCATCCGACCCCGCGGATGCGCAGGTGGACGACCTGGCGGGATTGATTCGCGAGTTGAAACTCGACAAGCCGATCGTGATGGGGCACTCGATGGGAGCGTCGGCCGCGGCATGGTTCGGCGCGAAGTATCCCGACATGGCGCGGGCGATCATCCTCGAGGATCCGGGGCTGCTGCCGCGACCCGCGGGCGCGGCTCCTCCGGGCGGCGCTGGCACGCAGGAAACGCGGCGGGCGGCCATCCTGGCGCGGAACAACCAGAGCCTGGAGCAACTCGTGGAAGGGTGCATGAATGGCTCGCCGAAATGGGGCCGGGCGGAGTGCGAGGTTTGGGCGCCATCCAAGCGGATGCATCATCCGAACACGGCGCTGCGCGGGTTTTCCGGACGGCCGCCGATGACCGAGATATTCGCGAAGATCACCGTACCGGTGCTGATCCTGAAAGCCGACGCCGCGGCCGACATTCGCGCCAAGAACGAGCAAGCGGCGACGAAGCTGGCGAAGGGAAAGATCGTGCACATCGACGGCGCCGGGCACAACGTACGCCGCGAGAACAAACCGATGCTGCTGCGCGAGCTGAACGCGTTTCTGGCCTCGATCTAG
- a CDS encoding alanine racemase, which produces MRISEIETPAILIDLDVMERNLKRVADYARQHDLRLRPHTKTHKIPALGRKQLDLGAVGLTVAKVGEAEVMLESGAPDLLVAYPVIGRKKLERLMEVARKTRVTVALDSLVAARQLSDAARAAAVNVGVLAEVDAGLNRVGVTPGPQLIELARGIANLPRLDLLGFAFYPGHIKQMDEEAPSLIAALSQLVERTVREFRSAGLPVEIVSGGSTPALYHSHEVAGLTEIRPGTYIFNDRNTVELNACSWDDCAASILCTVVSTARPGQMIIDGGSKTFSSDRLATGEPGFGLIAEAPAALFGKMNEEHGYVDLRKAEGAEFAVGDKVRVIPNHICVAMNLHEQVYGVRGGVVEETWNVAARGKLQ; this is translated from the coding sequence ATGCGAATCTCCGAGATCGAAACACCCGCCATCCTCATTGATCTTGATGTGATGGAGCGGAACCTGAAGCGTGTTGCCGACTACGCGCGCCAGCACGACCTCCGGCTCCGCCCTCATACCAAAACGCACAAGATCCCCGCGCTCGGCCGCAAGCAATTGGATCTCGGCGCCGTCGGGCTTACGGTCGCGAAGGTTGGAGAGGCTGAAGTGATGCTCGAAAGCGGCGCGCCCGATCTTCTCGTCGCCTATCCCGTCATCGGCCGCAAGAAGCTCGAGCGCCTGATGGAGGTTGCCCGCAAGACTCGCGTCACCGTGGCGCTCGACAGCCTCGTCGCGGCCCGCCAGCTTTCCGACGCCGCGCGCGCCGCCGCCGTCAATGTGGGCGTGCTTGCGGAAGTAGACGCCGGTCTCAACCGCGTCGGCGTCACACCCGGCCCGCAATTGATCGAACTCGCTCGCGGCATCGCCAACCTGCCGCGCCTGGATCTTCTCGGCTTCGCTTTCTATCCCGGTCACATCAAGCAGATGGACGAAGAGGCGCCGAGCCTCATCGCCGCGCTCAGCCAGTTGGTGGAACGCACCGTGCGTGAGTTTCGCTCCGCCGGCCTGCCGGTCGAAATCGTCAGCGGCGGTTCCACGCCGGCGCTCTATCATTCCCACGAAGTCGCCGGGCTCACCGAAATTCGTCCCGGCACGTATATCTTCAATGACCGCAATACCGTCGAGCTCAACGCCTGCTCCTGGGACGACTGCGCGGCAAGCATACTTTGCACCGTGGTCTCCACCGCCCGCCCCGGCCAGATGATCATTGATGGTGGTTCGAAGACGTTCTCATCGGACCGTCTCGCCACCGGCGAGCCCGGCTTCGGCCTCATCGCCGAGGCCCCCGCCGCCCTGTTCGGAAAGATGAACGAGGAGCACGGCTACGTCGATCTTCGCAAGGCGGAAGGCGCTGAGTTCGCCGTCGGCGACAAAGTCCGCGTGATTCCAAACCACATCTGCGTGGCGATGAATCTGCACGAGCAGGTCTACGGCGTTCGCGGCGGCGTAGTCGAGGAAACCTGGAACGTCGCGGCCCGGGGGAAACTGCAATAG
- a CDS encoding GMC family oxidoreductase, with translation MAQLPPKSEEYDVVVVGSGAGGGTAAHVLTAKGIRVALLEAGPNLNVAKEYKEHKWPYDYNHRGAEEGGKYYFGEGKPFGFFATTSGGWQLDGEPYTVAAGSQFSWFRSRIVGGRTNHYGRMSFRFADYDFAPYTKDGLGFDWPISYADIAPYYDKAEEFIGVVGSSHGIRSAPDGKFHTPPAPKVHELLIKSACDRLGIPCIPNRRAVITKALNGRPPCHYCGQCGRGCVTASNYSSSQVQVFPALKTGHLTLLDNAMVREVLTDGAGKATGVLYVDKNTREHKTVRGRVVILAASACESARILLNSKSKVFPNGLANGSGLVGRYLMDTVGFGLSGYVPAMEGMPHYDTDGAGGAHLYMPWWLWDKHDKLDFPRGYHIEIGGGYGMPGVGSMHGSARRYGYGADMKKKIRDSYGCGVGFAGRGEMIPNIHSYCEIDPEVVDQWGIPVLRFHFKWSDYEWKQARHMEKTFAAIIESMGGRVTGLSAAQRESDGISIPGTIIHEVGAARMGKSPKDSVLNGYCQTHDVKNLFVMDGAAFVSNPDKNPTLTINALAWRGCDYLAEEMRKRNV, from the coding sequence ATGGCGCAGCTTCCACCGAAATCCGAAGAATACGATGTCGTAGTCGTAGGTTCCGGCGCCGGGGGCGGCACTGCCGCGCATGTGCTCACTGCAAAGGGCATCCGCGTCGCGCTGCTCGAAGCCGGACCGAATCTAAACGTCGCCAAGGAATACAAAGAGCACAAGTGGCCCTACGACTACAACCACCGTGGCGCGGAAGAGGGCGGCAAGTACTACTTCGGCGAAGGTAAGCCGTTCGGTTTTTTCGCCACCACGAGCGGCGGCTGGCAGCTTGACGGCGAACCCTACACCGTCGCGGCGGGAAGCCAGTTCTCCTGGTTCCGATCCCGCATCGTGGGCGGACGCACCAACCACTACGGCCGCATGTCGTTCCGCTTCGCCGACTACGATTTCGCGCCCTACACGAAAGACGGCCTCGGGTTCGACTGGCCGATCAGCTACGCCGACATCGCGCCCTACTACGACAAGGCTGAAGAGTTCATCGGCGTCGTCGGATCGAGCCACGGCATCCGCAGCGCTCCAGACGGCAAGTTCCATACGCCGCCGGCGCCCAAGGTCCACGAACTGCTCATCAAAAGCGCGTGCGACCGGCTCGGCATCCCCTGCATCCCCAACCGGCGCGCTGTTATCACCAAGGCGCTGAACGGCCGTCCGCCCTGCCACTATTGCGGCCAGTGCGGGCGTGGATGTGTGACCGCTTCGAACTACTCATCGAGTCAGGTGCAGGTCTTCCCCGCGCTCAAGACCGGCCACCTGACGCTGCTCGACAACGCGATGGTGCGCGAAGTGCTCACCGATGGCGCCGGCAAAGCCACCGGTGTCCTCTACGTCGACAAGAACACGCGCGAGCACAAGACGGTTCGCGGCCGCGTGGTGATCCTCGCCGCCAGCGCCTGCGAATCCGCCCGCATCCTCCTGAACTCGAAATCGAAGGTGTTTCCGAACGGCTTGGCCAACGGCTCCGGCCTTGTTGGCCGCTATCTCATGGACACCGTCGGCTTCGGATTGAGCGGCTACGTTCCGGCCATGGAGGGCATGCCGCACTACGATACCGACGGCGCTGGCGGCGCGCACCTCTACATGCCCTGGTGGCTCTGGGACAAGCACGACAAGCTCGACTTCCCGCGCGGCTATCACATCGAAATCGGCGGCGGCTATGGCATGCCCGGCGTCGGCTCCATGCACGGCTCGGCCCGCCGATACGGCTATGGGGCCGACATGAAGAAGAAGATCCGCGACTCCTATGGCTGCGGCGTCGGCTTCGCCGGCCGCGGTGAGATGATTCCCAACATCCACAGCTACTGCGAGATCGATCCCGAAGTCGTCGACCAGTGGGGCATCCCCGTGCTCCGGTTCCATTTCAAGTGGAGCGACTACGAGTGGAAACAGGCGCGCCACATGGAAAAGACCTTCGCCGCGATCATCGAATCGATGGGCGGACGCGTCACCGGCCTCAGCGCCGCGCAGCGCGAAAGCGACGGCATCTCCATTCCCGGCACCATCATCCACGAAGTGGGCGCCGCGCGTATGGGCAAGTCCCCCAAGGACTCCGTCCTCAATGGCTATTGCCAGACACACGACGTGAAGAATCTCTTCGTCATGGACGGCGCCGCCTTCGTCAGCAATCCCGACAAGAACCCCACGCTCACCATCAACGCGCTTGCCTGGCGCGGCTGTGATTATCTCGCAGAAGAAATGAGGAAACGCAATGTCTGA
- a CDS encoding gluconate 2-dehydrogenase subunit 3 family protein → MSDAFVKLDANPAATRRQAIRAIAASLMSVGLLDLDAAQQVHHEAAASKASGPYQPKAFGEHEYKTLRRLAELIVPADEVSGSAVDAGAPEFIDVLSAENTKLADIFHGGIAWLDAEMLRRHAKTFVDCAAAHQTAMLDRLVAAEREERDRRGEELVYRRSDDYRGFSGYTVERQNPLAAGAKFFDWVRKMSVDAFYTSPIGVKDIGYVGNRAWSKYEAPKEAIDYAMRRSPFPSA, encoded by the coding sequence ATGTCTGACGCGTTCGTCAAGCTCGACGCGAATCCCGCCGCCACCCGCCGCCAGGCCATCCGCGCCATCGCCGCGAGCCTGATGTCGGTTGGCCTGCTCGATCTCGACGCCGCGCAGCAGGTCCACCACGAAGCCGCCGCGAGCAAAGCCAGCGGACCCTATCAGCCCAAGGCCTTCGGCGAGCATGAGTACAAGACGCTCCGTCGCTTGGCCGAATTGATCGTGCCGGCCGACGAGGTCTCCGGTAGCGCCGTCGACGCCGGCGCGCCCGAGTTTATCGATGTGCTGAGCGCCGAGAACACCAAACTGGCGGATATCTTCCACGGCGGCATCGCCTGGCTCGACGCCGAAATGCTCCGCCGCCACGCGAAGACTTTCGTCGATTGCGCCGCCGCCCACCAGACGGCGATGTTGGACCGCCTCGTCGCCGCCGAACGCGAAGAACGGGATCGCCGCGGCGAGGAACTCGTCTACCGCCGCAGCGATGACTATCGGGGCTTCTCCGGCTACACCGTCGAACGCCAGAACCCGCTCGCCGCCGGAGCGAAGTTCTTCGACTGGGTTCGCAAGATGTCGGTTGACGCCTTCTACACGAGCCCTATCGGCGTCAAGGACATCGGCTACGTCGGCAACCGCGCTTGGTCGAAGTACGAGGCGCCCAAGGAGGCGATCGACTACGCTATGCGCCGCAGCCCGTTCCCCTCGGCCTGA
- a CDS encoding SDR family oxidoreductase — MAALLLTGASGWIGSELLRQLFVARPGWRFFLLARDPERIPADLRSPRITILQGDLTLPGLGLLERQKAVLRQSVTEVVHAAANTALDLPLDQLRAINLVGTENLLHLAGELPRLVKFLHVSTAYVCGRTQGVVPEAVVEHRSRFCNACEHSRYETEMLISSHAWNVPVAIARLSTVFGDSRTGRVQTYNYAHQLLRLFPKMQVPQMPFDPDATVDLVASDWAARALAALLIHHFQAGAVYHVCAGAAYSLTVIELAAATHRLFALHPRAQAWVPLRSPRRVALPEWDEFIVRMQREGSHQMNQLLRALDRFLPHLAIRQEFENRRTLALLASSGVEPPPPPRALYAGVVRWCLDSDWGRGK; from the coding sequence GTGGCCGCGCTACTGCTCACCGGAGCATCGGGTTGGATCGGCAGCGAGTTGCTCCGCCAACTGTTCGTGGCTCGGCCAGGCTGGCGATTCTTCCTCCTGGCCCGCGATCCCGAACGCATCCCCGCTGACCTCCGTTCTCCCCGCATCACCATCCTACAGGGCGACCTCACCCTGCCCGGGCTCGGTCTCCTCGAGCGTCAGAAGGCCGTCCTCCGCCAATCGGTCACCGAAGTCGTCCACGCCGCCGCCAATACCGCGCTCGACCTCCCCCTCGATCAACTCCGCGCCATCAATCTCGTCGGCACCGAAAACCTCCTTCATCTCGCCGGCGAACTGCCGCGCCTCGTCAAGTTCCTTCACGTGAGCACGGCCTACGTCTGCGGACGCACGCAGGGCGTCGTGCCGGAGGCGGTCGTCGAGCACCGCTCGCGCTTCTGCAACGCCTGCGAGCACTCCCGCTACGAGACCGAGATGCTCATCTCGTCTCACGCCTGGAATGTTCCGGTGGCCATCGCGCGGCTCAGCACTGTCTTCGGCGACTCCCGCACCGGCCGCGTCCAGACCTACAACTACGCGCATCAACTCCTCCGCCTCTTCCCGAAGATGCAGGTGCCGCAGATGCCGTTCGATCCAGACGCCACCGTCGACCTGGTCGCCAGCGACTGGGCCGCCCGCGCGCTCGCCGCGCTCCTGATTCATCATTTCCAGGCCGGCGCCGTCTATCACGTTTGCGCGGGCGCCGCCTACAGCCTCACCGTGATCGAGCTTGCCGCCGCCACGCACCGCCTCTTTGCTCTCCATCCACGCGCGCAGGCTTGGGTGCCGTTGCGCTCGCCGCGCCGGGTCGCACTCCCCGAGTGGGATGAGTTCATCGTCCGGATGCAGCGGGAAGGCTCCCACCAGATGAATCAACTTCTGCGCGCGCTCGATCGCTTCCTGCCGCACCTGGCCATCCGCCAGGAATTCGAAAATCGCCGCACGCTTGCGCTCCTTGCATCGAGCGGTGTGGAACCTCCGCCGCCACCCCGTGCGTTGTACGCTGGCGTTGTGCGCTGGTGCCTCGATAGCGACTGGGGACGAGGGAAGTGA
- a CDS encoding nucleoside deaminase gives MTKRGRGGSEHLRRAIELAMENVRARRGGPFGAVIVRGGKVIAEGVNLVTSTPDPTAHAEVVAIRKAAAEIGSHVLAGCEIYASCEPCPMCLGAIYWAHLDSVCFAASEADAAAAGFDDAFLYRELAAPAEARRIPARRMLAREGVKPFRAWRESASKVPY, from the coding sequence GTGACAAAGCGAGGACGCGGCGGAAGCGAACACCTCCGCCGCGCAATCGAACTCGCGATGGAGAATGTCCGCGCGCGGCGAGGGGGTCCGTTCGGCGCGGTGATCGTGCGCGGAGGCAAGGTGATCGCCGAGGGTGTGAACCTCGTGACATCCACGCCGGACCCGACCGCGCACGCCGAGGTGGTGGCGATCCGCAAAGCAGCAGCGGAGATCGGCTCGCACGTGCTGGCTGGGTGTGAAATCTACGCAAGTTGTGAACCATGCCCGATGTGTCTTGGCGCGATCTACTGGGCGCACCTGGACTCGGTGTGCTTCGCCGCGTCCGAGGCGGATGCCGCGGCGGCCGGGTTCGACGATGCGTTCCTTTATCGCGAACTGGCGGCGCCGGCGGAGGCGCGCCGCATCCCGGCGCGGCGGATGTTGGCTCGCGAGGGGGTGAAGCCGTTCCGCGCTTGGCGCGAATCGGCGAGCAAGGTTCCCTATTGA
- a CDS encoding superoxide dismutase: protein MPFELPALPYAHDALEPSIDKMTMEIHHGKHHAAYVANLNKALESAPDLAGKSLDELLANGCAAVPEAIRTAVRNNGGGHANHAMFWSIMGPNAGGAPSGALGDAINSAFGSFDTFKEKFAAAGMGRFGSGWAWLVADGSSLSIASTPNQDTPVMEGKFPVLGVDVWEHAYYLKYQNRRAEYLAAWWNVVDWSKVAARFNSAK, encoded by the coding sequence ATGCCATTCGAACTTCCCGCTCTTCCCTACGCGCACGATGCGCTGGAACCATCGATCGATAAGATGACCATGGAGATCCACCATGGCAAGCACCACGCCGCGTACGTAGCCAATCTGAACAAAGCCCTCGAATCGGCGCCGGATCTGGCCGGAAAATCGCTCGACGAACTGCTGGCCAACGGTTGCGCGGCTGTGCCGGAAGCGATCCGGACCGCGGTTCGCAACAACGGCGGCGGCCACGCCAACCACGCGATGTTCTGGAGCATCATGGGCCCGAACGCGGGCGGAGCGCCCTCCGGCGCCCTAGGCGACGCGATCAACAGCGCCTTCGGCAGCTTCGACACCTTCAAGGAGAAGTTCGCAGCGGCCGGCATGGGCCGCTTCGGGTCTGGCTGGGCGTGGCTCGTGGCCGATGGCTCGTCGCTCTCGATCGCGTCGACGCCGAACCAGGACACTCCAGTGATGGAGGGCAAGTTCCCGGTGCTGGGCGTCGATGTTTGGGAGCACGCCTACTATCTGAAATATCAGAACCGCCGCGCGGAGTACCTGGCGGCGTGGTGGAACGTGGTCGACTGGTCCAAGGTCGCCGCGCGGTTCAATTCCGCGAAGTAG